In Marinobacter sp. es.048, the following proteins share a genomic window:
- a CDS encoding PEP-CTERM sorting domain-containing protein, producing MRISHLILPALFVFGVSGHANAYLIDDGSSPDLIDVGGLDTFVGQTTTLSNSGQGTETTWASMITNTTLTFADKTEDAAFFIAEGAGNESIVAFKLNTSPSYFLVKDGNAGDGKHVLFKNELNMDWGVFNLLDYFDESKLNELTLSHLTEFEGDSVKVPEPGSLGLFSLGILGLIAARKKLIHRT from the coding sequence ATGAGAATCAGCCACCTAATACTACCAGCCTTATTTGTTTTCGGAGTCAGCGGGCACGCCAATGCTTACCTCATAGACGATGGTTCAAGTCCCGACCTAATTGATGTCGGCGGTCTTGACACTTTTGTAGGACAAACAACGACGCTGAGCAACTCTGGCCAAGGAACGGAAACCACTTGGGCATCCATGATTACCAATACAACACTAACATTTGCTGATAAGACCGAAGACGCAGCATTTTTCATCGCAGAGGGTGCCGGTAATGAGAGCATCGTTGCATTTAAACTCAATACCTCGCCCTCTTATTTTCTTGTAAAAGATGGAAACGCCGGTGATGGGAAGCATGTGCTATTTAAAAACGAACTCAACATGGACTGGGGTGTTTTCAATTTGTTAGATTACTTCGATGAAAGCAAACTGAACGAATTGACACTTAGCCACTTGACCGAATTCGAAGGTGACTCGGTCAAAGTTCCAGAACCAGGCAGTCTTGGCCTATTTAGCTTGGGAATTCTCGGTCTGATCGCAGCTCGTAAAAAACTGATCCATCGCACCTGA